In one Streptomyces sp. NBC_01288 genomic region, the following are encoded:
- a CDS encoding radical SAM protein, which yields MGSRTALVEDLMERFPHVPREAVFKEDLLRGGVAFDPSALSDNEGGEVKPKSYFIFSFDHGTLPELGEAALRRPPEEIILTGGPYDLRRTVVSVRVNPTSPYRVASDDDGVLGLYLDGKRIADVGVPPMPEYYRHKLANGKSVMEVAPTIQWGYLIYLTVFRVCQYFGAKEECQYCDINHNWRQHKAAGRPYTGVKDVEEVLEALEIIDRYDTAKVSTAYTLTGGAITKTVAGRDEADFYGHYAKAIEERFPGRWIGKVVAQALPKDDVQRFKDYGVQIYHPNYEVWDEYLFKLHCPGKERYVGRAEWHKRILDSAEIFGARNVIPNFVAGVEMAEPFGFKTVDEAIASTTEGLRFFMSQGITPRFTTWCPEPTTPLGKANPQGAPLEYHIRLLEAYRATMEDFGLKSPPGYGEPGPGRAVFSVSSFMDSLPAEHAEEPAPL from the coding sequence ATGGGCAGCCGCACCGCGCTGGTCGAGGATCTGATGGAGCGCTTTCCGCATGTGCCGCGGGAGGCCGTCTTCAAGGAGGACCTGCTGCGCGGGGGAGTCGCCTTCGACCCGTCCGCGCTCAGCGACAACGAGGGCGGTGAGGTGAAGCCGAAGTCGTACTTCATCTTCTCCTTCGACCACGGGACCCTGCCCGAGCTGGGCGAGGCCGCGCTCCGCCGCCCGCCGGAGGAGATCATCCTTACGGGTGGCCCGTACGACCTGCGACGGACCGTCGTCTCCGTGCGCGTGAATCCGACCTCGCCGTACCGCGTGGCCTCCGACGACGACGGTGTCCTCGGGCTGTACCTCGACGGGAAGCGGATCGCGGACGTCGGTGTGCCGCCGATGCCCGAGTACTACCGGCACAAGCTCGCCAACGGGAAGTCCGTCATGGAGGTCGCCCCGACCATCCAGTGGGGCTACCTGATCTACCTGACCGTCTTCCGCGTCTGCCAGTACTTCGGCGCCAAGGAGGAGTGCCAGTACTGCGACATCAACCACAACTGGCGCCAGCACAAGGCCGCCGGGCGGCCGTACACGGGCGTCAAGGACGTGGAAGAGGTCCTCGAAGCGCTGGAGATCATCGACCGGTACGACACCGCGAAGGTGTCCACCGCCTACACCCTCACCGGCGGCGCGATCACCAAGACCGTCGCCGGGCGCGACGAGGCCGACTTCTACGGCCACTACGCCAAGGCCATCGAGGAGCGCTTCCCGGGCCGCTGGATCGGCAAGGTCGTGGCGCAGGCGCTGCCGAAGGACGACGTGCAGCGGTTCAAGGACTACGGCGTGCAGATCTACCACCCCAACTACGAGGTGTGGGACGAGTATCTGTTCAAGCTGCACTGCCCGGGCAAGGAGCGCTACGTCGGCCGCGCCGAGTGGCACAAGCGGATTCTCGACTCGGCGGAGATCTTCGGCGCGCGCAATGTGATCCCCAACTTCGTTGCCGGCGTGGAGATGGCGGAGCCGTTCGGCTTCAAGACCGTCGACGAGGCGATCGCGTCGACGACCGAGGGCCTGCGCTTCTTCATGTCGCAGGGCATCACGCCCCGTTTCACCACCTGGTGCCCGGAGCCCACCACCCCGCTGGGCAAGGCCAATCCGCAGGGCGCTCCGCTGGAGTACCACATCCGGCTGCTGGAGGCCTACCGCGCGACGATGGAGGACTTCGGCCTCAAGTCCCCGCCCGGATACGGCGAACCGGGCCCCGGCCGCGCGGTCTTCTCCGTCAGCTCCTTCATGGACAGTCTCCCCGCCGAGCACGCCGAGGAGCCCGCGCCTTTGTAA
- a CDS encoding cellulose-binding domain-containing protein, which yields MPDLPTPQDAAEAALFTESWDAVLSYADLCTSGAASATELASEAFALGIQEARSAGSGPMRGPARRVLPVIPLLLTAVRTTAATWELAGRGHRLDPDLRLWLNSEKAARYHGMPLQRPIALRGLRDLQESDAALLWLAEVEALPLTVVARRLSLDPAVVSSELAQVRGLFRDRCHRNHLDTPMDAECRSYARLLDAVTRSPAADTPEDLSRHLATCVQCAEAAACLRLAGGGLPAALAGGVIGWGGLAYLERRRRAAEVRLGAGRPVAELEAGEPKEGASKARLVRNSLLAAAVLLSLVALGVSMMPMGGSGHDNAASDDADSQPVGDPAPTLSSIGAHPSGTASPSTRPTASGTATDSGDKNPDTEPQGTASATAGNSPDPTRSSGSGSGSGSGSGSGSGTTTPASCDVTYDLVNQWPDGFQAAVTVTTTKALDTWRVAWSYRDGQQVTQMWDASVAQDGSRVTATAADYNKNVAADGSFTFGFLGTWDNSKNTAPYGFTLNGAACE from the coding sequence ATGCCCGACCTGCCGACTCCTCAGGACGCCGCTGAGGCAGCGCTGTTCACCGAGAGCTGGGACGCCGTGCTGTCCTACGCCGACCTGTGCACGTCCGGAGCCGCCTCGGCCACCGAACTGGCCAGTGAGGCCTTCGCACTCGGCATCCAGGAGGCCCGCTCCGCCGGGTCCGGTCCGATGCGCGGCCCGGCCCGCCGGGTGCTGCCGGTGATACCGCTGCTGCTGACCGCCGTACGGACCACGGCGGCCACCTGGGAACTCGCCGGGCGGGGGCACCGGCTCGACCCTGACCTGCGGCTGTGGCTCAACTCGGAGAAGGCGGCGCGCTATCACGGCATGCCGTTGCAGCGCCCGATCGCGCTGCGCGGTCTGCGGGATCTACAAGAGTCGGACGCGGCGCTGCTGTGGCTGGCCGAGGTGGAAGCGCTGCCGCTGACCGTCGTGGCCCGCCGGCTCAGTCTCGACCCGGCGGTCGTCTCCAGTGAACTCGCCCAGGTGCGGGGCCTGTTCAGGGACCGCTGCCACCGCAACCACCTCGACACACCGATGGACGCGGAGTGCCGCAGCTACGCCCGGCTGCTGGACGCGGTGACCCGTTCACCGGCCGCCGACACCCCCGAGGACCTCTCCCGGCACCTCGCCACCTGCGTGCAGTGCGCGGAGGCCGCCGCCTGTCTGCGCCTCGCGGGCGGCGGACTGCCTGCCGCCCTCGCGGGCGGGGTGATCGGCTGGGGCGGGCTCGCCTATCTGGAGCGCCGCCGCCGGGCCGCCGAGGTACGGCTGGGCGCGGGGCGCCCCGTGGCCGAACTGGAGGCCGGGGAACCGAAGGAGGGCGCGAGCAAGGCGCGCCTCGTACGCAACAGCCTGCTCGCCGCGGCCGTCCTGCTGTCGCTGGTGGCGCTCGGGGTGTCGATGATGCCGATGGGCGGCTCCGGGCACGACAACGCGGCCAGCGACGACGCCGACAGCCAGCCGGTGGGGGATCCCGCCCCCACTCTGTCGTCGATCGGCGCCCACCCGTCGGGCACGGCCTCGCCGTCCACCCGGCCCACGGCGAGCGGCACGGCGACCGACTCCGGGGACAAGAACCCCGACACGGAACCCCAGGGCACCGCCTCGGCCACGGCGGGCAACTCGCCGGACCCGACCAGGAGTTCGGGCTCGGGTTCAGGTTCCGGATCAGGGTCGGGATCGGGATCGGGTACGACCACGCCGGCGAGCTGCGACGTCACGTACGACCTCGTCAACCAGTGGCCCGACGGCTTCCAGGCCGCCGTCACCGTCACCACCACCAAGGCCCTCGACACCTGGCGCGTCGCCTGGTCCTACCGCGACGGCCAGCAGGTCACCCAGATGTGGGACGCCAGCGTCGCCCAGGACGGCTCCCGGGTCACCGCCACCGCCGCCGACTACAACAAGAACGTCGCAGCGGACGGCAGCTTCACCTTCGGCTTCCTCGGGACATGGGACAACAGCAAGAACACGGCGCCGTACGGCTTCACGCTCAACGGCGCGGCCTGCGAGTAG